The proteins below are encoded in one region of Rana temporaria chromosome 2, aRanTem1.1, whole genome shotgun sequence:
- the LOC120928009 gene encoding zinc finger MYM-type protein 1-like isoform X1: MGAPTHQPIDLHRESIRSCDQSHDRVFWRGNAGSLLILRHRFQSEWGGPWYLKVLIIVDYFFFVKMTGNSVPSLKLFPFASRSNEEKKRIKELGPNQPKLQIQQKSCDRGRVYTRSFSPTTYSKWSWLAGCDVTNAYYCFPCLLFQSPGTDKLWISTGFCDLKHLSVKCERHQMTQSHINNLVKLGFFGKSSISEQLNEGNRIAVIRHNEEVTNNRHILSRIIDCVKFCGAFELALRGHDESERSENPGVFRGLVDFVASLDGVLKEHLENSTVFKGTIKTVQDELLDCMLSVVREHIIQEARSSDFISIQADETTDIATRCQLVIVLRYIDAKNHVQERFLEFISLQSTTADSIATALQERLAVILPEDQKHKLISQAYDGASVMRGATAGVQKKIQDVYPNAHYIHCYAHPLNRIMQHATSQMPKVRIFFANLGGFASFFSRSPKCTDVLDKIVAHRLPTSSSVRWNFHSRAVSTVFEHREDLIRCFEEIRASGDFDFVTMREAGCFSALLDNEDFYFFLTLFHTILPHVDLLYAKLQKKDIDSVHIRGSIQQFQKNIEKIRDSIPSLVDPSSQGVSQPRRQCSLNPGEHKRIASEVCDAILLHTMQRFSFTNHLVSATLLQADKFDQYAKEFPEDALRNTLKAYPLLKKSKLKTELSLIYCTDEFKECNGAVALLQLFTKNNLKEDFNETVTLLKILITTPMTTAEAERCFSTLKRIKTFLRNGMTQERLNALAMLSMEKRVVTEMTDFNQKVIEKFASQKERRAKFIFK; encoded by the exons GTACTGATCAttgtggattattttttttttgtcaaaatgacTGGAAATTCGGTTCCATCTTTGAAACTATTTCCCTTCGCAAGCCGTTCcaatgaagaaaaaaagaggatAAAGGAGCTTGGACCAAATCAACCCAAATTGCAAATCCAGCAGAAGTCATGTGATCGTGGTCGAGTTTACACTCGAAGCTTTTCCCCCACTACATATAGCAAATGGAGTTGGCTGGCTGGATGTGATGTGACCAATGCCTATTATTGTTTTCCCTGTTTGCTCTTTCAAAGTCCTGGCACTGACAAATTGTGGATTTCAACAGGGTTTTGCGACCTTAAACACCTCTCTGTCAAGTGCGAGCGGCATCAAATGACCCAAAGCCACATTAACAACCTTGTGAAGCTTGGGTTTTTTGGGAAGAGTAGCATTAGCGAACAGCTAAATGAAGGCAACAGAATTGCCGTTATAAGACACAACGAAGAGGTCACAAACAATCGTCACATCCTGTCTAGAATAATAGACTGCGTGAAATTTTGTGGCGCATTTGAGCTGGCTTTGCGTGGCCACGACGAGAGCGAGAGATCGGAGAATCCTGGCGTATTCCGTGGCTTGGTggattttgttgcttctcttgatGGAGTTTTGAAAGAGCACCTTGAGAATTCCACGGTTTTTAAGGGAACTATAAAAACCGTGCAGGACGAGCTGTTGGACTGTATGTTGTCCGTTGTGAGGGAGCACATTATCCAAGAAGcacggagcagcgattttatctCAATCCAGGCCGACGAGACCACCGATATTGCCACACGGTGCCAACTTGTAATTGTACTGCGCTACATCGATGCCAAAAACCACGTGCAGGAGAGGTTTTTAGAGTTTATTTCTCTGCAGTCTACTACAGCAGATTCCATCGCTACAGCGCTACAAGAGCGCCTTGCTGTCATCCTTCCGGAGGATCAGAAACATAAGCTGATCTCCCAAGCGTATGATGGAGCCAGCGTGATGAGGGGTGCCACTGCAGGCGTTCAAAAGAAGATACAAGATGTGTACCCAAATGCCCATTACATCCACTGCTATGCACATCCGCTGAACCGAATAATGCAACATGCCACTTCTCAAATGCCCAAAGTGAGAATATTTTTTGCAAACCTTGGAGGATTTGCCAGCTTTTTTTCCAGATCACCCAAGTGCACAGATGTGCTTGATAAAATAGTTGCCCATAGACTACCGACATCAAGCAGTGTCCGATGGAACTTCCACAGCCGTGCCGTCAGTACGGTGTTTGAGCACAGAGAGGACCTCATCCGCTGTTTTGAAGAAATCCGAGCCTCAGGTGACTTTGATTTTGTTACCATGAGAGAGGCAGGATGCTTTTCCGCGCTACTGGATAatgaggatttttatttttttctgacgcTTTTCCACACCATCTTGCCCCATGTGGACCTCCTCTACGCCAAACTCCAGAAGAAGGACATAGATTCAGTCCACATTAGGGGGAGCATTCAGCAGTTCCAGAAGAACATAGAGAAGATCAG AGATTCTATCCCATCCCTGGTTGACCCAAGCAGTCAAGGTGTTTCTCAACCGAGGAGGCAGTGCTCGCTGAATCCGGGAGAACATAAACGCATTGCATCTGAG GTCTGTGATGCCATCCTCTTGCACACCATGCAACGTTTCTCCTTCACAAACCACCTTGTTAGTGCCACCTTGCTTCAAGCAGACAAGTTTGATCAGTACGCAAAGGAGTTTCCGGAGGATGCACTGAGAAATACTTTAAAGGCCTATCCACTGCTCAAGAAGAGCAAGTTAAAGACAGAGCTTAGTCTCATCTACTGCACAGACGAGTTCAAAGAATGTAATGGTGCTGTGGCCCTATTGCAGCTGTTTACGAAGAACAATCTTAAAGAAGATTTTAATGAGACTGTCACTCTTCTGAAGATCCTGATCACCACACCTATGACCACAGCAGAAGCTGAGAGGTGCTTCTCAACCTTAAAAAGGATAAAGACTTTTTTGAGAAATGGCATGACCCAGGAAAGGCTGAATGCATTGGCCATGCTGTCCATGGAAAAGAGAGTGGTGACAGAGATGACTGATTTCAACCAGAAGGTCATTGAAAAATTTGCAAGCCAGAAAGAGAGGCGAGCAAAATTTATTTTCAAATAA
- the LOC120928009 gene encoding zinc finger MYM-type protein 1-like isoform X2 encodes MTGNSVPSLKLFPFASRSNEEKKRIKELGPNQPKLQIQQKSCDRGRVYTRSFSPTTYSKWSWLAGCDVTNAYYCFPCLLFQSPGTDKLWISTGFCDLKHLSVKCERHQMTQSHINNLVKLGFFGKSSISEQLNEGNRIAVIRHNEEVTNNRHILSRIIDCVKFCGAFELALRGHDESERSENPGVFRGLVDFVASLDGVLKEHLENSTVFKGTIKTVQDELLDCMLSVVREHIIQEARSSDFISIQADETTDIATRCQLVIVLRYIDAKNHVQERFLEFISLQSTTADSIATALQERLAVILPEDQKHKLISQAYDGASVMRGATAGVQKKIQDVYPNAHYIHCYAHPLNRIMQHATSQMPKVRIFFANLGGFASFFSRSPKCTDVLDKIVAHRLPTSSSVRWNFHSRAVSTVFEHREDLIRCFEEIRASGDFDFVTMREAGCFSALLDNEDFYFFLTLFHTILPHVDLLYAKLQKKDIDSVHIRGSIQQFQKNIEKIRDSIPSLVDPSSQGVSQPRRQCSLNPGEHKRIASEVCDAILLHTMQRFSFTNHLVSATLLQADKFDQYAKEFPEDALRNTLKAYPLLKKSKLKTELSLIYCTDEFKECNGAVALLQLFTKNNLKEDFNETVTLLKILITTPMTTAEAERCFSTLKRIKTFLRNGMTQERLNALAMLSMEKRVVTEMTDFNQKVIEKFASQKERRAKFIFK; translated from the exons atgacTGGAAATTCGGTTCCATCTTTGAAACTATTTCCCTTCGCAAGCCGTTCcaatgaagaaaaaaagaggatAAAGGAGCTTGGACCAAATCAACCCAAATTGCAAATCCAGCAGAAGTCATGTGATCGTGGTCGAGTTTACACTCGAAGCTTTTCCCCCACTACATATAGCAAATGGAGTTGGCTGGCTGGATGTGATGTGACCAATGCCTATTATTGTTTTCCCTGTTTGCTCTTTCAAAGTCCTGGCACTGACAAATTGTGGATTTCAACAGGGTTTTGCGACCTTAAACACCTCTCTGTCAAGTGCGAGCGGCATCAAATGACCCAAAGCCACATTAACAACCTTGTGAAGCTTGGGTTTTTTGGGAAGAGTAGCATTAGCGAACAGCTAAATGAAGGCAACAGAATTGCCGTTATAAGACACAACGAAGAGGTCACAAACAATCGTCACATCCTGTCTAGAATAATAGACTGCGTGAAATTTTGTGGCGCATTTGAGCTGGCTTTGCGTGGCCACGACGAGAGCGAGAGATCGGAGAATCCTGGCGTATTCCGTGGCTTGGTggattttgttgcttctcttgatGGAGTTTTGAAAGAGCACCTTGAGAATTCCACGGTTTTTAAGGGAACTATAAAAACCGTGCAGGACGAGCTGTTGGACTGTATGTTGTCCGTTGTGAGGGAGCACATTATCCAAGAAGcacggagcagcgattttatctCAATCCAGGCCGACGAGACCACCGATATTGCCACACGGTGCCAACTTGTAATTGTACTGCGCTACATCGATGCCAAAAACCACGTGCAGGAGAGGTTTTTAGAGTTTATTTCTCTGCAGTCTACTACAGCAGATTCCATCGCTACAGCGCTACAAGAGCGCCTTGCTGTCATCCTTCCGGAGGATCAGAAACATAAGCTGATCTCCCAAGCGTATGATGGAGCCAGCGTGATGAGGGGTGCCACTGCAGGCGTTCAAAAGAAGATACAAGATGTGTACCCAAATGCCCATTACATCCACTGCTATGCACATCCGCTGAACCGAATAATGCAACATGCCACTTCTCAAATGCCCAAAGTGAGAATATTTTTTGCAAACCTTGGAGGATTTGCCAGCTTTTTTTCCAGATCACCCAAGTGCACAGATGTGCTTGATAAAATAGTTGCCCATAGACTACCGACATCAAGCAGTGTCCGATGGAACTTCCACAGCCGTGCCGTCAGTACGGTGTTTGAGCACAGAGAGGACCTCATCCGCTGTTTTGAAGAAATCCGAGCCTCAGGTGACTTTGATTTTGTTACCATGAGAGAGGCAGGATGCTTTTCCGCGCTACTGGATAatgaggatttttatttttttctgacgcTTTTCCACACCATCTTGCCCCATGTGGACCTCCTCTACGCCAAACTCCAGAAGAAGGACATAGATTCAGTCCACATTAGGGGGAGCATTCAGCAGTTCCAGAAGAACATAGAGAAGATCAG AGATTCTATCCCATCCCTGGTTGACCCAAGCAGTCAAGGTGTTTCTCAACCGAGGAGGCAGTGCTCGCTGAATCCGGGAGAACATAAACGCATTGCATCTGAG GTCTGTGATGCCATCCTCTTGCACACCATGCAACGTTTCTCCTTCACAAACCACCTTGTTAGTGCCACCTTGCTTCAAGCAGACAAGTTTGATCAGTACGCAAAGGAGTTTCCGGAGGATGCACTGAGAAATACTTTAAAGGCCTATCCACTGCTCAAGAAGAGCAAGTTAAAGACAGAGCTTAGTCTCATCTACTGCACAGACGAGTTCAAAGAATGTAATGGTGCTGTGGCCCTATTGCAGCTGTTTACGAAGAACAATCTTAAAGAAGATTTTAATGAGACTGTCACTCTTCTGAAGATCCTGATCACCACACCTATGACCACAGCAGAAGCTGAGAGGTGCTTCTCAACCTTAAAAAGGATAAAGACTTTTTTGAGAAATGGCATGACCCAGGAAAGGCTGAATGCATTGGCCATGCTGTCCATGGAAAAGAGAGTGGTGACAGAGATGACTGATTTCAACCAGAAGGTCATTGAAAAATTTGCAAGCCAGAAAGAGAGGCGAGCAAAATTTATTTTCAAATAA